A part of Paenibacillus donghaensis genomic DNA contains:
- a CDS encoding zinc-finger-containing protein produces the protein MIKICRYCGGKVICISTKAFYGRDYGAHVYKCTGCDAYVGTHKGTKNPLGTLANKELRELRKKAHEVFDPCWKDKHMQRKSAYRRLKEFMGTAREDTHIAMFDEDQCRRVIAGFKRFVLTGEGGST, from the coding sequence ATGATCAAGATATGCAGGTACTGCGGCGGGAAGGTCATTTGCATCAGCACGAAAGCATTTTATGGCCGGGATTACGGCGCGCATGTTTATAAATGCACCGGCTGTGATGCGTATGTCGGTACTCACAAGGGCACTAAAAACCCGCTTGGCACCCTGGCTAACAAGGAGCTGCGCGAGCTGCGCAAGAAGGCGCATGAGGTGTTTGACCCCTGCTGGAAGGATAAGCACATGCAGCGCAAGAGCGCGTATCGGCGGCTGAAAGAGTTTATGGGCACTGCGCGGGAAGACACTCATATTGCGATGTTTGACGAGGACCAGTGTCGCAGGGTGATCGCTGGATTCAAGAGGTTTGTCTTAACAGGGGAAGGTGGAAGCACATGA
- a CDS encoding replicative DNA helicase, whose protein sequence is MNLDAERAVLGSLLKDHSLIDDCFLAPVDFTEEEENNRLLFKVLQFAKEHSDGAPNPFDPVVLASRWGGRLQQIGGLNRLMTLRDAVPSTDSFNFYQRAVRTERVQQELAELGVQIAKVGGGDLGELKAKMEQLEELQQGDGNSGPVHMATLLEGHEKVIAKRANSGGITGAKAASEEFTKLSKGHQIGDLEILAGRPSMGKTLYMVNDVKAVTESGWGDAVFSLEMNGLEIVEQLASCIGGIKKDRIASGQMSDNDWLRYGDSLEIIAGRHLYIDDLPGATVEYIRRQVKLLKKKNPGLRWVIHIDFLQFIQTEKNFDSTKERIGYITKYLKRMGRELQVCVVCLSAVGRNCEQRPDKRPLMSDLRDSGDIESDADIVTFIYRDDYYYPESPKKGFAEIIVAKGRKIGTGTFDMAFLPGISRFTNLTDDDKYKLAEKVKEHEQQKTHRR, encoded by the coding sequence ATGAATCTTGATGCTGAACGGGCGGTGCTCGGCTCCCTACTTAAAGATCACTCTTTAATAGATGATTGTTTTCTCGCTCCCGTTGATTTCACTGAGGAGGAAGAAAACAACCGGCTGCTGTTTAAGGTCCTGCAATTCGCCAAGGAGCACTCAGACGGTGCCCCGAACCCATTTGACCCTGTAGTGCTTGCATCCAGATGGGGAGGCAGACTGCAGCAGATCGGCGGGCTAAATAGGCTTATGACGCTGCGGGATGCCGTACCGAGCACAGATAGCTTCAACTTCTACCAGCGGGCGGTGCGCACGGAGCGCGTGCAACAGGAACTAGCGGAGTTAGGGGTGCAGATCGCCAAGGTGGGCGGCGGTGATCTGGGCGAGTTAAAGGCCAAGATGGAGCAGTTAGAGGAACTACAACAGGGAGACGGTAATAGTGGCCCTGTCCACATGGCTACGCTACTGGAAGGGCATGAGAAGGTTATTGCCAAGCGAGCCAACAGCGGGGGGATCACCGGGGCTAAGGCGGCAAGCGAAGAGTTCACCAAATTGAGTAAAGGGCATCAAATTGGTGATTTGGAGATACTGGCAGGCCGCCCTTCAATGGGCAAAACACTTTACATGGTAAACGACGTGAAAGCCGTAACAGAATCCGGATGGGGAGATGCTGTCTTTTCGTTGGAAATGAACGGGCTGGAGATTGTAGAACAACTGGCATCGTGTATTGGCGGGATTAAGAAAGACCGTATTGCTTCGGGGCAAATGTCCGATAACGATTGGCTCCGGTATGGCGATTCCTTGGAGATTATTGCAGGGAGGCACTTATATATCGACGATCTACCAGGGGCGACTGTGGAGTATATCCGTCGTCAGGTGAAGTTACTGAAAAAGAAAAATCCCGGCTTACGTTGGGTGATCCATATCGATTTCTTGCAGTTTATCCAAACGGAAAAGAATTTCGACAGCACAAAAGAACGAATTGGGTACATCACGAAGTACCTGAAGCGTATGGGTAGGGAGTTGCAGGTCTGTGTGGTTTGCCTGTCGGCGGTAGGGCGTAACTGTGAGCAACGGCCTGATAAACGCCCGCTGATGTCGGACCTGCGGGACTCCGGAGATATTGAGTCTGACGCGGATATCGTGACTTTTATCTACCGTGACGATTACTACTACCCAGAAAGCCCTAAAAAAGGATTCGCAGAGATCATTGTCGCCAAAGGCCGGAAGATTGGAACAGGTACATTTGATATGGCTTTCCTGCCGGGGATCAGTCGGTTCACAAATCTAACAGATGATGATAAATATAAACTCGCTGAGAAGGTGAAGGAACATGAGCAGCAAAAAACGCATCGAAGATGA
- a CDS encoding replicative helicase loader/inhibitor has product MDRVGVTLLLKYLSAAYRSFRIDEDEVEGVIRVWADILQDIPTETAMAATRRLCRTKTDFAPSPGEIYQACTDSGTELTVYQIQKQEQQARVLELQEYHETEEVGPAPDFVQKRIDAIFRSKVKPDES; this is encoded by the coding sequence TTGGATCGAGTCGGCGTGACGTTACTCCTCAAGTACCTGTCGGCAGCTTACCGGAGCTTCAGGATTGATGAGGACGAGGTGGAGGGCGTTATAAGGGTTTGGGCTGATATCCTTCAGGACATTCCAACAGAGACGGCCATGGCAGCCACAAGGAGGCTCTGCCGGACGAAGACAGACTTTGCTCCTTCACCCGGCGAAATTTACCAAGCTTGTACAGATAGCGGTACTGAGTTGACCGTCTACCAAATCCAGAAGCAAGAGCAGCAGGCGAGAGTGCTGGAGCTTCAGGAGTACCACGAGACGGAGGAAGTCGGACCTGCACCGGACTTCGTACAGAAAAGAATTGACGCCATTTTCAGATCGAAGGTGAAGCCGGATGAATCTTGA
- a CDS encoding replication protein — protein MAKPQKENGFAPIANEILDEICQYTFNGAQLRIVLKIWRLTYGYSRKDHEFSITFLQQTTGISGRTVRKEIAHLVKSRVLIVTKRETKTTARRLSFNKNYDEWTIAKSGDLMEEQIDLFTSDEGSDTSPHDDEGGGEQHFPSEGSNTSPQTPSRRGAILPPYKEKDLLKKIFKENIALFDKFYEIYPRRIATVKAKTSWEKLCKEKGFDPALVIKNTENFAETCKLLKTDKKLIPYPATYLNQKRYVDYGVVDPEGMLQVAVPESKKTGSVLDRALQREVEGIGSSRRDVTPQVPVGSLPELQD, from the coding sequence ATGGCAAAGCCCCAAAAGGAGAACGGGTTTGCGCCTATTGCAAATGAAATTTTAGATGAGATATGTCAGTACACCTTCAATGGCGCGCAACTACGAATTGTACTGAAGATATGGCGTCTCACCTACGGATACAGCCGAAAGGATCATGAATTTTCGATCACCTTTCTGCAACAGACAACGGGCATATCAGGGAGGACGGTCAGAAAAGAGATCGCCCACCTGGTAAAGTCCCGGGTGCTAATTGTTACAAAGCGAGAGACAAAAACTACTGCCCGGCGACTTTCCTTTAATAAAAATTATGACGAATGGACTATAGCGAAAAGCGGTGATCTCATGGAAGAACAAATCGACCTGTTTACTAGTGATGAGGGGAGCGATACTTCCCCTCATGATGATGAAGGGGGAGGGGAGCAACACTTCCCCTCTGAGGGGAGCAATACTTCCCCTCAAACACCATCTAGGAGGGGAGCAATACTTCCCCCATATAAAGAAAAAGATCTTTTAAAGAAAATCTTTAAAGAAAACATAGCGTTGTTTGATAAATTCTATGAAATCTACCCTAGAAGAATAGCGACAGTGAAGGCAAAGACATCATGGGAAAAGTTGTGTAAGGAGAAGGGGTTCGACCCCGCTTTAGTCATCAAGAATACAGAGAACTTCGCTGAGACCTGCAAGCTGCTAAAGACGGATAAAAAGCTTATCCCATACCCAGCCACTTATTTAAACCAAAAACGTTATGTGGACTATGGAGTGGTAGATCCGGAAGGCATGCTGCAGGTTGCCGTTCCAGAATCCAAGAAAACAGGCAGCGTGTTGGACCGTGCATTACAGAGGGAGGTGGAGGGCATTGGATCGAGTCGGCGTGACGTTACTCCTCAAGTACCTGTCGGCAGCTTACCGGAGCTTCAGGATTGA
- a CDS encoding HNH endonuclease: protein MSAFGFHPAPKPSFSRGKEKRGVRGKFSKETIVDIFQRDGYRCVHCGADKDLEEIPHHVVFKSQGGPGTVDNGATVCRTCHKWAHNCVAGRIWFEQFIIRLYGKLNGAEPHG from the coding sequence ATGAGCGCCTTCGGCTTCCACCCCGCGCCGAAGCCAAGCTTCAGCCGTGGGAAAGAGAAGCGCGGCGTTCGAGGAAAATTCAGCAAGGAGACCATCGTTGACATATTCCAGCGGGATGGTTACCGGTGCGTCCACTGCGGGGCTGACAAAGACTTGGAGGAAATCCCACATCATGTAGTGTTCAAGTCACAAGGCGGCCCCGGTACAGTGGATAACGGCGCTACAGTCTGCCGGACCTGTCACAAGTGGGCACACAATTGTGTGGCAGGCCGGATCTGGTTTGAGCAGTTCATCATCCGCCTGTACGGAAAATTAAATGGAGCTGAGCCCCATGGGTGA
- a CDS encoding PD-(D/E)XK nuclease-like domain-containing protein, producing MELNKSNYFSLEANRHYMSVSQFKGFLPSYGGCEAQAMAKISGEYVQPSITAFMEGHYVHAWNEGTLPEFKADNPELYSSRGPTSGQLKSNFQHCNKMIEVLEGDPLVMKALSGQKEVIMTVEMFGIPWKVMLDSYQPEAKIFADLKALKEMDGKFWNREAQAYENFLDHYGYIIQMAVYAEVERRVSGRKEEDWLLPHMVVVTKQDPPDHEIIYFDFDDIAAHLRIVGNHIERVKAVKSGTVEPNRCEKCDYCRQTKKITRIKHHKELALY from the coding sequence ATGGAACTGAATAAATCAAATTACTTCAGCCTCGAAGCCAATCGCCACTATATGAGCGTCAGCCAGTTCAAGGGCTTCCTGCCCTCCTACGGGGGGTGTGAGGCTCAGGCCATGGCAAAAATCAGCGGTGAATATGTACAGCCTTCAATCACAGCTTTTATGGAAGGCCACTATGTCCACGCATGGAACGAGGGTACTCTGCCTGAATTCAAGGCAGACAATCCTGAGCTTTACAGCAGCAGGGGGCCAACCTCTGGGCAACTGAAATCCAATTTCCAGCACTGCAACAAAATGATTGAGGTGCTGGAAGGCGATCCGCTGGTCATGAAGGCATTGTCTGGACAGAAGGAAGTCATCATGACGGTGGAAATGTTCGGCATCCCTTGGAAGGTCATGCTGGATAGTTACCAGCCAGAGGCCAAGATATTCGCCGATCTGAAGGCTTTGAAAGAGATGGACGGCAAGTTTTGGAACCGCGAGGCTCAGGCTTACGAGAACTTCCTGGACCACTACGGATACATCATTCAGATGGCGGTGTATGCCGAGGTGGAGCGCCGGGTATCCGGCCGCAAAGAGGAAGACTGGCTGCTGCCCCATATGGTTGTAGTGACCAAGCAGGACCCGCCAGATCATGAAATCATATATTTTGACTTCGATGATATCGCTGCACATTTGCGTATCGTAGGCAATCATATTGAGCGGGTCAAAGCAGTCAAGTCCGGGACGGTGGAGCCAAACCGTTGCGAAAAGTGCGATTACTGCAGGCAGACAAAGAAAATAACCCGGATCAAACATCACAAAGAACTGGCGTTGTACTAA
- a CDS encoding RecT family recombinase, with translation MSNTQLATIHNNLERLIDSKRDAMPSSFNKTRFLQNCMTVLQDTYGIEKADPVSIARTMLKGAFLGLDFFNKECYAIIYGGKVEFMTDYKGEVKLAKKYSIKRIKDIYAKVVRAGDEFEETIEGGNQSINFKPLPFNDGEVLGAFAVVVYEDGSMNYDTMSVKEIESIKENFSKKSKDTGQFSKAWVVTTSEMYRKTVLRRLCKNIELDFDTIEAKQAFEDGGDFEFNKDKKPAQESPLNPKSTVIDGEFTAVGEGAADGTE, from the coding sequence ATGTCAAACACTCAATTAGCGACGATTCACAACAACCTGGAAAGACTGATCGATTCTAAAAGAGACGCTATGCCTTCCAGTTTTAATAAAACCCGGTTCTTGCAAAACTGCATGACCGTGTTGCAAGACACTTATGGAATTGAAAAGGCTGATCCGGTCAGCATTGCACGGACCATGCTGAAAGGTGCATTCCTCGGTTTGGACTTCTTTAATAAAGAATGCTACGCAATCATTTATGGCGGCAAAGTCGAATTCATGACGGACTATAAGGGCGAGGTCAAGCTTGCTAAGAAATACAGCATAAAACGAATTAAAGACATATATGCCAAGGTAGTGCGGGCAGGTGATGAGTTTGAAGAAACCATTGAGGGCGGCAATCAGAGCATCAACTTTAAACCCTTGCCCTTCAACGATGGCGAGGTATTAGGGGCATTTGCCGTAGTGGTGTATGAAGATGGCTCAATGAACTACGACACCATGAGCGTCAAGGAAATCGAGAGTATTAAGGAAAACTTCTCTAAAAAATCTAAAGATACGGGGCAGTTTTCTAAAGCCTGGGTCGTGACAACCAGCGAAATGTACAGGAAAACAGTTTTGCGCCGGCTCTGCAAAAATATTGAACTGGACTTCGACACCATTGAAGCTAAACAAGCTTTCGAAGACGGTGGGGATTTTGAATTCAATAAAGATAAAAAGCCAGCTCAGGAAAGCCCGCTGAATCCTAAATCAACTGTGATCGACGGGGAGTTTACAGCGGTCGGGGAGGGCGCAGCCGATGGAACTGAATAA
- a CDS encoding AAA family ATPase: MLHIKRIEIKDWLGIKELVVSPGKINKVDGDSGAGKTSLIEALEKALTNNSRRTEVISHGRKEAELFVELTDGLQITRKVRSEKADYFRVKHDSKAVNSTEGFIRKLINGEIFRPIEFMQKDAKEQTEIILNMLQIDWTIESIKAWFGEMPEADYQLHILQILKQIESAYFEERSSINREVNLLRANIEGIKRDLPPNYDGEEWRGVDLQQLYRRLSEAQESNKKLEEAKSLIDGLTLRIDDIKRRSANKTEEKNLDYRRQRDALTDGIKRLEDRVEQDQKIIDDGDRRITESSLQLDNELEQAIERLKLQYQQKKINVREDVQREVELNKGYVSEHRQLIAEKTLSLNNIAEHERKDMEKIADHEANLIAAEKAKSGDAEQVIADVEWIEPEPLQAAAHKAAEMKEYLREWERMNDIIREKLSPKEARAADLTAKIEKARELPKELLKTAALPVDGLTVDDKGRIRIDGTLLDGLSEGESFEFAFKLAKAQAGELKVICLDGWQNLGSKQQAILEAAQHDDYQYFLLSTVEGKDLNIETVEG, from the coding sequence ATGCTTCATATCAAGCGGATTGAAATCAAGGATTGGTTGGGGATCAAAGAGCTGGTTGTTTCCCCCGGCAAGATTAATAAAGTAGACGGCGACTCCGGTGCAGGAAAGACAAGTCTGATTGAGGCACTGGAAAAGGCGCTGACCAATAACAGCCGGCGAACCGAGGTCATTAGCCATGGGCGGAAAGAGGCAGAGTTGTTCGTCGAGCTGACGGACGGTCTGCAGATCACCCGTAAAGTGCGATCTGAAAAGGCTGACTATTTCAGAGTTAAGCACGACAGCAAGGCTGTGAACAGCACGGAAGGCTTCATTCGCAAACTGATCAATGGAGAGATCTTCCGCCCTATCGAATTTATGCAAAAGGATGCCAAGGAGCAGACGGAAATCATCCTGAACATGCTGCAGATTGATTGGACGATCGAGAGCATTAAGGCTTGGTTCGGAGAGATGCCAGAGGCAGATTACCAGTTGCATATCCTGCAGATTTTGAAGCAGATCGAATCGGCCTATTTCGAGGAGCGCTCAAGCATTAACCGCGAAGTCAACCTGCTGCGGGCAAACATTGAAGGGATCAAGCGCGACCTGCCACCGAACTATGACGGAGAAGAGTGGCGCGGGGTTGATCTGCAGCAGCTGTACCGCAGGCTGTCCGAGGCTCAGGAGTCCAACAAGAAGCTGGAAGAGGCCAAGTCTTTGATCGATGGGCTGACACTGCGTATCGACGACATCAAGCGGCGCTCTGCCAATAAGACAGAAGAAAAGAACCTAGATTACCGGAGACAGCGCGACGCGCTGACAGACGGAATCAAGCGGCTGGAGGATCGTGTGGAGCAGGATCAGAAGATTATTGACGATGGCGACCGCCGGATAACTGAGTCTTCCCTGCAACTGGACAACGAACTGGAGCAAGCTATCGAACGGCTGAAGCTGCAGTACCAACAGAAGAAGATTAATGTCCGGGAAGATGTCCAGCGCGAGGTAGAACTGAACAAGGGATATGTCAGTGAGCACCGTCAACTGATTGCGGAAAAGACCTTATCGCTGAATAATATCGCCGAGCATGAGCGCAAGGATATGGAGAAGATCGCAGATCATGAGGCCAATCTGATCGCGGCTGAGAAAGCGAAGTCCGGCGATGCAGAGCAGGTGATCGCAGACGTTGAATGGATAGAACCTGAGCCGTTGCAGGCTGCTGCTCACAAAGCAGCTGAGATGAAAGAGTACCTTCGGGAATGGGAACGGATGAACGACATCATCCGGGAGAAGTTGTCTCCGAAAGAAGCGCGGGCTGCTGATCTGACAGCCAAGATCGAGAAGGCCCGCGAGCTGCCGAAAGAACTGCTTAAGACCGCCGCTCTGCCGGTGGATGGGTTAACGGTAGACGACAAGGGGCGTATTCGTATTGACGGAACACTGCTGGACGGATTGAGTGAAGGGGAGTCCTTCGAATTCGCCTTTAAGCTTGCCAAGGCTCAAGCCGGAGAGTTGAAAGTAATCTGCTTGGACGGATGGCAGAACCTTGGCAGCAAGCAGCAGGCTATCCTGGAGGCCGCACAGCACGATGATTACCAATACTTCCTGCTCTCTACCGTAGAGGGCAAAGACCTGAATATCGAAACCGTGGAGGGATAA